In the Klebsiella aerogenes KCTC 2190 genome, one interval contains:
- the hupB gene encoding nucleoid-associated protein HU-beta, which produces MNKSQLIDKIAAGADISKAAAGRALDALIASVTESLQAGDDVALVGFGTFAVKERAARTGRNPQTGKEITIAAAKVPGFRAGKALKDAVN; this is translated from the coding sequence GTGAATAAATCTCAACTGATTGACAAAATTGCTGCGGGTGCGGACATTTCTAAAGCTGCAGCTGGACGTGCGTTAGATGCTTTGATCGCTTCTGTTACTGAATCTCTGCAAGCTGGGGATGATGTTGCGCTGGTAGGGTTCGGTACTTTTGCTGTTAAAGAGCGTGCTGCCCGTACTGGTCGCAACCCACAAACAGGTAAAGAAATTACCATTGCTGCCGCTAAAGTACCGGGCTTCCGTGCAGGTAAAGCGCTGAAAGACGCGGTAAACTAA